One Capricornis sumatraensis isolate serow.1 chromosome 8, serow.2, whole genome shotgun sequence genomic region harbors:
- the LSP1 gene encoding lymphocyte-specific protein 1 isoform X2, with amino-acid sequence MSSSALLRSSSKQGLESLLRLAAQWSVEEEEEAACERQRRDRERQLRAQDEDEGSLSPEQSEQEKLLSPQPSEAPELDEDEGFGDWSQKPGQQRQQHWGAGETPEAGDPSRGVSPEGKQEDGRTHQGTSGSQGGDELSPAEVGLEELHLSPDSEPREGLAPEPSEPTGPEEPGQGSPGLAEATEAAVQHQSCQQPRTPSPLVSEGTEVGSPPLSPSTKLSDRTESLNRSIKKSNSVRKSQPALPISKIDERLEQYTQAVETAGRTPKLTRQPSIELPSMAVASTKSRWETGEVQAQSAAKTTPCKDIVAGDMSRRDLWEQKGGPKASSTVKSTPSGKRYKFVAAGHGKYEKVLVDEGSAP; translated from the exons ATGAGCAGCTCTGCGCTCCTGAGGAGTTCTAGCAAGCAGGGCCTGGAGAGCCTCCTGAG GCTCGCCGCTCAGTGGagcgtggaggaggaggaggaggccgccTGCGAGCGGCAGCGGCGCGACAGGGAGCGGCAGCTTCGGGCTCAAGACGAAGATGAAGGAAGCCTGTCCCCGGAGCAGTCGGAGCAGGAGAAGCT CCTCAGCCCGCAGCCCTCGGAGGCCCCTGAACTGGACGAGGACGAGGGCTTTGGTGACTGGTCCCAGAAGCCagggcagcagcggcagcagcactgGGGAGCTGGAGAGACCCCGGAAGCTGGGGACCCCTCTCGGGGCGTGAGTCCGGAGGGGAAGCAGGAGGACGGCAG GACCCACCAGGGCACCTCCGGGAGCCAGGGAGGCGACGAGCTGAGCCCAGCTGAGGTCGGTCTGGAGGAGCTGCATCTGAGCCCTGACTCGGAGCCCCGGGAGGGGCTGGCACCAGAGCCCTCAGAGCCCACTGGGCCCGAGGAGCCCGGGCagggcagcccagggctggcagaGGCCACGGAGGCAGCAGTGCAG CACCAGAGCTGCCAGCAGCCCAGGACACCCAGCCCCCTGGTCTCGGAGGGGACTGAAGTGGGCTCGCCTCCCCTGAGCCCCAGCACCAAA CTCAGTGACAGAACCGAGTCCCTGAACCGCTCCATTAAGAAGAG TAACAGTGTGAGGAAGTCCCAGCCGGCCCTGCCCATCTCCAAGATTGATGAGCGGCTGGAGCAGTACACCCAGGCTGTCGAG ACTGCAGGCAGGACCCCCAAGCTCACCCGCCAGCCCTCCATCGAGCTGCCCAGCATGGCTGTGGCGAGCACTAAGAGCCGCTGGGAGACAGGAGAGGTGCAGGCTCAGTCGGCTGCCAAGACCACCCCCTGCAAG gatATTGTGGCCGGAGACATGAGCAGGCGGGATCTCTGGGAGCAGAAAGGAGGCCCCAAGGCTTCGTCCACGGTCAAG AGCACCCCGTCTGGGAAGAGGTACAAGTTTGTGGCCGCCGGACACGGGAAGTACGAGAAAGTGCTTGTGGACGAGGGCTCGGCGCCCTAG
- the LSP1 gene encoding lymphocyte-specific protein 1 isoform X3, with protein sequence MADTPSHPGSEERQELLAEEDTGLAAQWSVEEEEEAACERQRRDRERQLRAQDEDEGSLSPEQSEQEKLLSPQPSEAPELDEDEGFGDWSQKPGQQRQQHWGAGETPEAGDPSRGVSPEGKQEDGRTHQGTSGSQGGDELSPAEVGLEELHLSPDSEPREGLAPEPSEPTGPEEPGQGSPGLAEATEAAVQHQSCQQPRTPSPLVSEGTEVGSPPLSPSTKLSDRTESLNRSIKKSNSVRKSQPALPISKIDERLEQYTQAVETAGRTPKLTRQPSIELPSMAVASTKSRWETGEVQAQSAAKTTPCKSTPSGKRYKFVAAGHGKYEKVLVDEGSAP encoded by the exons GCTCGCCGCTCAGTGGagcgtggaggaggaggaggaggccgccTGCGAGCGGCAGCGGCGCGACAGGGAGCGGCAGCTTCGGGCTCAAGACGAAGATGAAGGAAGCCTGTCCCCGGAGCAGTCGGAGCAGGAGAAGCT CCTCAGCCCGCAGCCCTCGGAGGCCCCTGAACTGGACGAGGACGAGGGCTTTGGTGACTGGTCCCAGAAGCCagggcagcagcggcagcagcactgGGGAGCTGGAGAGACCCCGGAAGCTGGGGACCCCTCTCGGGGCGTGAGTCCGGAGGGGAAGCAGGAGGACGGCAG GACCCACCAGGGCACCTCCGGGAGCCAGGGAGGCGACGAGCTGAGCCCAGCTGAGGTCGGTCTGGAGGAGCTGCATCTGAGCCCTGACTCGGAGCCCCGGGAGGGGCTGGCACCAGAGCCCTCAGAGCCCACTGGGCCCGAGGAGCCCGGGCagggcagcccagggctggcagaGGCCACGGAGGCAGCAGTGCAG CACCAGAGCTGCCAGCAGCCCAGGACACCCAGCCCCCTGGTCTCGGAGGGGACTGAAGTGGGCTCGCCTCCCCTGAGCCCCAGCACCAAA CTCAGTGACAGAACCGAGTCCCTGAACCGCTCCATTAAGAAGAG TAACAGTGTGAGGAAGTCCCAGCCGGCCCTGCCCATCTCCAAGATTGATGAGCGGCTGGAGCAGTACACCCAGGCTGTCGAG ACTGCAGGCAGGACCCCCAAGCTCACCCGCCAGCCCTCCATCGAGCTGCCCAGCATGGCTGTGGCGAGCACTAAGAGCCGCTGGGAGACAGGAGAGGTGCAGGCTCAGTCGGCTGCCAAGACCACCCCCTGCAAG AGCACCCCGTCTGGGAAGAGGTACAAGTTTGTGGCCGCCGGACACGGGAAGTACGAGAAAGTGCTTGTGGACGAGGGCTCGGCGCCCTAG
- the LSP1 gene encoding lymphocyte-specific protein 1 isoform X1, which produces MADTPSHPGSEERQELLAEEDTGLAAQWSVEEEEEAACERQRRDRERQLRAQDEDEGSLSPEQSEQEKLLSPQPSEAPELDEDEGFGDWSQKPGQQRQQHWGAGETPEAGDPSRGVSPEGKQEDGRTHQGTSGSQGGDELSPAEVGLEELHLSPDSEPREGLAPEPSEPTGPEEPGQGSPGLAEATEAAVQHQSCQQPRTPSPLVSEGTEVGSPPLSPSTKLSDRTESLNRSIKKSNSVRKSQPALPISKIDERLEQYTQAVETAGRTPKLTRQPSIELPSMAVASTKSRWETGEVQAQSAAKTTPCKDIVAGDMSRRDLWEQKGGPKASSTVKSTPSGKRYKFVAAGHGKYEKVLVDEGSAP; this is translated from the exons GCTCGCCGCTCAGTGGagcgtggaggaggaggaggaggccgccTGCGAGCGGCAGCGGCGCGACAGGGAGCGGCAGCTTCGGGCTCAAGACGAAGATGAAGGAAGCCTGTCCCCGGAGCAGTCGGAGCAGGAGAAGCT CCTCAGCCCGCAGCCCTCGGAGGCCCCTGAACTGGACGAGGACGAGGGCTTTGGTGACTGGTCCCAGAAGCCagggcagcagcggcagcagcactgGGGAGCTGGAGAGACCCCGGAAGCTGGGGACCCCTCTCGGGGCGTGAGTCCGGAGGGGAAGCAGGAGGACGGCAG GACCCACCAGGGCACCTCCGGGAGCCAGGGAGGCGACGAGCTGAGCCCAGCTGAGGTCGGTCTGGAGGAGCTGCATCTGAGCCCTGACTCGGAGCCCCGGGAGGGGCTGGCACCAGAGCCCTCAGAGCCCACTGGGCCCGAGGAGCCCGGGCagggcagcccagggctggcagaGGCCACGGAGGCAGCAGTGCAG CACCAGAGCTGCCAGCAGCCCAGGACACCCAGCCCCCTGGTCTCGGAGGGGACTGAAGTGGGCTCGCCTCCCCTGAGCCCCAGCACCAAA CTCAGTGACAGAACCGAGTCCCTGAACCGCTCCATTAAGAAGAG TAACAGTGTGAGGAAGTCCCAGCCGGCCCTGCCCATCTCCAAGATTGATGAGCGGCTGGAGCAGTACACCCAGGCTGTCGAG ACTGCAGGCAGGACCCCCAAGCTCACCCGCCAGCCCTCCATCGAGCTGCCCAGCATGGCTGTGGCGAGCACTAAGAGCCGCTGGGAGACAGGAGAGGTGCAGGCTCAGTCGGCTGCCAAGACCACCCCCTGCAAG gatATTGTGGCCGGAGACATGAGCAGGCGGGATCTCTGGGAGCAGAAAGGAGGCCCCAAGGCTTCGTCCACGGTCAAG AGCACCCCGTCTGGGAAGAGGTACAAGTTTGTGGCCGCCGGACACGGGAAGTACGAGAAAGTGCTTGTGGACGAGGGCTCGGCGCCCTAG
- the PRR33 gene encoding proline-rich protein 33 yields the protein MLISAASVAPGTAGLCRPGPPGPPPPLLPKPGKDNLRLQRLLRKAARKRMGGGGPPAPPGAFRTSLSPVSEASRDQEAPSPRPMEAPHPVEALRPAEAVHPADEAPKAVATTPRCPPTPVIHHVASPTQRSTFSFSLAQRRSLASHFRATGPQLTAPVPEPAWCPSSFTQVAAPTARGHHVSQVHVQLAPSPQGGTPEPPSAAPQDQHMAPCPPGAQPLIPVAHIRPLPIGTQVASSRPAASPVPRPPPSLQPSVPREAGTRVGVPIVPTYCSPGPSPFRPASGTPGAGRLEEPPMADPATEAERVSSPHGASPHAPLAGPHPCPAPRAAARPQLSGWTRLKKQLLEEPEEPQFRGPEPSPGQVDQGKTTLASPEPRPPASRASKMWDAALYRMSIAESRSSQAGPGAGVSTLAGLRRLPFLYRPRFNARKLQEVAARPPPVTSPVLVLNPQPKNFNRTAAGWRLH from the exons ATGCTCATCTCGGCCGCCTCCGTGGCCCCTGGGACGGCTGGGCTGTGCCGCCCGGGGCCCCCTGGACCGCCACCACCTCTGCTGCCCAAGCCGGGAAAGGACAACTTGCGCCTGCAGAGGCTCCTGAGGAAGGCGGCCCGGAAGAGGATGGGCGGGGGCGGGCCCCCCGCTCCGCCCGGGGCTTTCCGCACCTCCCTGTCCCCCGTGAGCGAGGCCAGCCGAGACCAGGAGGCCCCGAGCCCACGTCCCATGGAG GCCCCGCATCCCGTGGAGGCCCTGCGTCCAGCAGAGGCCGTGCATCCTGCTGACGAGGCCCCAAAGGCTGTGGCCACCACACCCCGCTGCCCCCCGACCCCTGTCATCCACCACGTGGCCTCCCCCACGCAGAGGTCCACATTCTCCTTCAGCCTCGCCCAGCGCAGAAGCCTGGCTTCCCACTTCAGGGCCACGGGCCCCCAGCTCACAGCCCCAGTCCCGGAACCTGCCTGGTGCCCCAGCAGCTTCACCCAGGTCGCGGCACCTACAGCGAGGGGCCACCATGTCAGCCAAGTGCACGTCCAGCTGGCACCATCCCCGCAGGGCGGGACCCCCGAGCCCCCCTCGGCAGCCCCCCAGGATCAGCACATGGCCCCCTGCCCTCCCGGGGCTCAGCCCCTGATCCCCGTGGCCCACATCCGCCCACTGCCCATTGGGACGCAGGTGGCCAGTTCCCGGCCTGCGGCGTCCCCAGTGCCCAGGCCTCCCCCCAGCCTGCAGCCCTCGGTGCCCAGGGAGGCTGGCACCCGGGTGGGGGTGCCCATTGTGCCCACCTACTGCTCACCAGGACCCTCGCCTTTCAGGCCGGCCTCTGGGACCCCCGGAGCTGGGCGCCTGGAGGAGCCCCCCATGGCTGACCCTgccactgaggctgagagagtcTCCAGCCCCCATGGGGCCTCACCCCACGCCCCACTGGcaggcccccacccctgcccggcCCCCAGAGCCGCAGCCAGGCCCCAGCTCAGCGGCTGGACGCGCCTCAagaagcaactgctggaggagccggaGGAGCCCCAGTTCCGGGGGCCGGAGCCCAGCCCGGGGCAGGTGGACCAGGGCAAGACCACCCTTGCCAGCCCGGAGCCTCGGCCCCCCGCCTCCCGGGCCTCCAAGATGTGGGACGCAGCGCTCTACCGCATGTCCATAGCAGAGTCCCGCAGCAGCCAGGCGGGGCCCGGAGCTGGCGTGAGCACCCTGGCCGGCCTTAGGCGCCTGCCCTTCCTTTACCGGCCTCGCTTCAACGCCCGGAAGCTGCAGGAGGTGGCTGCCCGCCCCCCTCCTGTGACCTCCCCAGTCCTGGTCCTGAACCCCCAGCCCAAGAACTTCAACCGGACAGCAGCCGGCTGGAGGCTCCACTGA